The Helicoverpa zea isolate HzStark_Cry1AcR chromosome 4, ilHelZeax1.1, whole genome shotgun sequence genome segment ttcaggtaaaacgctgctattaaattcttacCTGTAATTATAGTTCTTTTCTGTTAATAGTCTAGAATTGTTCTGTATTGCAACACCTGGATGATAAATAGGTATCCACATTTGGAGACAGGCTAATATTATTCtgtattacattattttcagtACGAGCTGGTATCCAGGGGGACTATTCAGTGGATAGTCGTAACATCAGTATACGAAAATGGGTGTTCTCTGAACAGGAAGTTATTAATGATGCAGCAGTAGTAGGACTAGATCTCAAAAACACTTATGATCATCTGTTGGCAGCATCCACATATGGGGGATATGATGTTTGGTAATAacttgttaatttaaaaattatgacgAGTGCACTGATTTAAACCAGTTGTAAAAGCCAGTCCAGTATCAATCTCCAAGATTATTGACTGAAACAGTGTGTGTGAAAGAGTAATGagggattttctttttcattctcTTCCTAACTAATGACTAGGTGGCGCTGACCTAGGTAGGTGAATGCAAGGAACGGAATGTCATATCTTATCAACGTCATATAATTTGCAGGTTCTATAATGTGCTTTTGTAAttaacgataaaaaaatagaaaatactgaATAAACATTGAATAAGAGGAGAAAAGAAATCTGTCAGATTATTATAATGTCCCCAAGAGATTTAATAAAGAATTTGTCCAGAAATCTGAATTTTTTGGATCTCGACTTTTGAGTCTCGATGCAATGTTTCTTTTTGAACTTGGTAAAGGTGCTCTCAGGTAgtaggtacaacgccatctacaCCTTTTTTTTAACTCTCTAAAAGAAAACCTattcatcatctcagccataggacgtccactgctgaacataggcctttcCTTCCTATAATTATTGTCAAACTGTTGAACATTACCTGAAGAGCAACAAAAATGCtcttcgtaatatttttttttagactaATAATGCAATTTTCtcttaattcatttatttatattaagtaccCCAACTGTTACCAACAAAATCATTAATCTATCTATTGTATTCTACAATGTTTCAGGTACCGATCCGTACCTCCCGTAAATACGTTGATACTTGGTGCCGGCGTCAAGCCGTACATTGGCTTTCACTACGCTTTAGAAGGAGGAACTACACCCCCTCTCCAAGACGTAGCTAGAGCCGttgcaaataaaatcaaatctgCACTTCCGTAAGTAATATCTGAAAACGATATGCCTAATCACATCAAACTCATATCTTATTCTGTTTTcgttatttgataaaattgtttgttcAATAAGGGGCTGGCTCGGCGGAGGCTCTACAGAAAACACAACAGTTGGGAACGAACCATTAATTCGTTCGGAGGCTTTATCAATGCGGAACGGCTTATATGACAGCCAGCGTCACGGCAGCCTGGTGGCCGTCTCGCCGGACCGACGACTCGCTGCTATTGTGGATAGTTTCGGACGTGTCGCCGTTCTAGACGTTACGCGAGGGCATTTAATTAGATTATTCAAAGGCTGCAGAGATGCTCAGTGTGCATTTGTCCAAGTatgttttgaataaatagtattgtaatgtactCGCTTTCTCTCTAATATATAGATTTATTAGCTGGtcttaaatttaataaaatgtggTATTGCAATGCGTTTAAGGAACtgatttaaaaacttaaattacaGATATTTGAAATGGATGACAAGAAACCTCAACTGTCTGTTGTTAAGGAATTGAAAAgagcaatatttttaattatttataacccCAAAAAGGGCCTCATAGACATACGATTAATGCAAAAAGGCAATAGAGTAGCAGCCTTCACTGCAACTAAAAATGGGCTACTTTTGTATAATACCTGTGGTCTGGTTGGTGCTGAGAAAAACTATTCCAGCAAAAAACTCAATCTTCCCGAATTTCAATGTGTCTTAATTGACCCGGACGGGAAATTGAAAAAGTTTAATATTCCATTTTATTATGCCTTGGAGGGAGAGCATTCCCAAAGGTCTAAAGATCTGCATGCTTTAAGAGAACTCCGTGAGCATCTGAAAAAAGCATCAACTGAATCCGACGATTTTGACGATGAATTGATAAAAAAAGCCATGGAATTAAAAACTTTGAACCTTAAAAAGCACTGCTTAGATATGTTAGTAAGAAAATATGATATTTCTCCAAAAATTGTTATGAAATGTCTTAGTTTATTTTGGGATAGTATTGAAGACGATGAACTTAATGCCCAAGAAATGGATATCAAACACTACTTCGGAAATCTTGCGCTAGCTACTTTGTTCTTCAGACGTATTAATGGAGAAGATACAAGCGATATGGAGGATTTAACTACTAAAATACACGCATTTATAAACTTGGATATGGAAATAAATGACGCCAAAAACTTTGAGCCTACTGAAAATAGTCAAGCTCTATGCTTTGATCTTTTAGAGGATGACAATTGTATATTAGAGCGATTGTTGACTTTAGCCCAAGAAAATAATTACAAGGAACACCATCACGCCAGAGTCACTTTTGCCACAAACAACTCCAGTACATACAAAGAGTTCATTTCGTGTTTTAATTTAGATGACAACCTTAAATACATATCCTTGAAATTCGATTCTACTGAAGATCGTATAAATAATCTATCTGGAATAACGTTTAAATCTATCTTTAAATTGAAAGACGTTACGAAATTAAGTGAGTTTATCAAAGAGTGTAACGTGGATGTAAAGGAGATAGTAAAACTATTAATTATGCATTTAATGAACATGCCTTTAGAAGAAATAAGTCTCGAGCTCATTGAAAAATTCATACAAGTACTGTACTACGCCTGTTACGGCACAGAAGAAGCGACACACATAGAGTATAATGAAATATCACCGTGGTGGCAAGATATTCGCCAAATGTTAGTTGACATGCCTTGTCCTTTGAGGAGCATGATAGTCGCGATGGCTTGCAAAGCTGTTAGTagaattttcgaaataaaacgCCAGGAAATTGAAGATGATGTGTGGGAATctgtaacaaaagaaaatgcTACATGGGGAATACTAATTGGTAAGCTAGAGGATATTTCTATCCTTAGTATAATCCTCCTATTTAAAgactctttcagtgggaattctttaccaaaattacaaatgactgaatttaatataaatctcAAATACGTTTACACAAGGGGCAAAGGATCTGTAACTGAACTAATAGCCAAGTGGCTGTGTGGTATGGGCGTTGTCCCAGAAGCTGTAGTGGCTAACGAATTGCTAGAAAAATATTCCAGTATGGGTGTGGAATTGCCTGAAGCAAACGATGACAACGATGCAGACTATCTCTTTATAGAAAACAATCGACTATATGTCGACGAAAACCCTAAGATTTTCAAGTGGTTCTCCTTGCTACGACAGCAATTTCCATTGAGTACATCAGCAGACTACATAATAGCAAACATGTGCTGGGAATATTCTATGGCTTGGCAGAAATCTATGCAAACTTGCGAATTTCTTAAAGTAGTCCTGCAATGTCTGCTATGCATATCGGACTTGCATATCAGATTAGGTTTATTTTCTATAATATGGTCCACGTATATTAAGCAGATTTTTGAAGTGGCATGTCGCTTGGTGAACAAAGTCGGTAGATTGCCAAAAGATCCTTTGTGTCTCCAAGACGTGGGCTTTGATAGCATGACCATGGTAAAATTTCTTCAAATTTCATGtatatatttagataatttCCTAAAGTGTTCCACTGTAGcaatcaatcaaaataaaacgaaCATTCAGTATGAGAAAATTTGGGATGAAAGCATGCCATCTCTTGTGGAAGTGGCGCAAGACAACAAGAAAACCAATAATGATATACTAAATTTGAACCATCAAATATCGTGCACAGTGTACTACATGTGCCATTTCAATGTAAAAATTTCAAAACCGCTTGATAGTTTGTACGATATTGACTACCAGTATATATTTGATGCATTAAACGACAGTACACAAAACAGAGAAGTTAATATGAAAGCATCTGAAAAACTGAGAAACCCTAGAATGAAGTTCTTGACCAAGCTCATTCGATCCGCTGTGGAAACAATAACTACATCGGAATCTAACGGACCATATGTATCTTACAACAGCGAAGAATGTCTTGTTTGGATTGAGCGAATCACTCTTCTAGCAGAATTATGGAACATCGAAAACGACTTTGTGAGGCGTCAGCAGGTAATAATTGAACCCACATTATCACATacgactagggctgccatccgtccgggtttccccggatttgtcctcgtttggaggccgtccgggggccgtccgggcggggtttaaACAAGTGTCCGTGAAAACCCGGACaattcatgtaaggaagcacctcattgaatttaagtatatgttaattaaatggattacaaattaggtattattttgataaaaaaaaattgtactcgttcggggaaaaaatgcgatttacgccaaatgtccgggttttttttatgtttgtccaggtttggcgaaattcgagatggcagccctacatacGACGTAAAATAAACCTTTGACTTTGGCGGGAAGCGCAAGGATAAATAGCTTTAATTGCATGGTTCCGGAATCATATTATACACcattattatttcttacaaTAAGAAGCTATATGTGTAATGTTTTTGTTGCAGGTTATTTCTTTATACCATCTCGGTTATGATTCGTTGGCTGAAAATATAATAGGTTTCCTCAAACAACCTGAAGTAGTCTTGCCACCACTTTTAGCTATTACCACGCAAAGATTCAAAAGAAGTTTGGAACAATCTAATAATCAGCCGGAATGGATAGTTACGATGCCACCTCAGCTTTACAAACGACTTCAAAATACTGTAagtataccttgtttttatttgttagaGTTCTGAAAAGAGGTGTTGTTTACCGTGTCGTTAAATAGCTTCCTCCTCTGAAGACGGTCATTTGTTGTTTGACGCAAGCGCAATAGTGTTTATACATGTTTTCCTGTTGCGTATTCAAATGATAGCAGCTACCTTCAGAGCAACGAAGTTATTTGATTAATTTTCAGCTGAAGACAGCCGCGCCGCTCACGTCTCGTCCCCGCTCAACTTCCGACCGCCGACATATTTTTGCGAGGCACAGCTCAGCTCACAACTGCGCTTCCATCTCGACAACAAATATGCTATCCTGTTGTGTCCTCTTTGATAAGGCCCTTACCTAAGCCTAGTCGTTATAACATATTATGACATCTTTTCCAGCTGCCATTCTTTCATGCCAAGTGTGTTCTTTAACATTCGTTGTTAATTTCAGGTATTAGATACTTCAATACCAGCACATCCCTCAATGGCCACCACAAAAGCAGTACTAGAAAAAATGCTTTTGCAAATTGATAAGAAAATTGCCAACAGTTCAGCTAACTCTCAAAATATCAAAACCACAGAACTTTTAATAGAAAGTTGCGAGGTGTTGATAAGGCGTAAACTATAAGTTTGTATAATATTTCCAAATCcaatatgaaataattaaaaggtgTATTTGTTATTGCAACATATCctgtattttcaattattttttataccttaATTGAGTATGAGTCATAGATGTGCCCTTGCCCCGTGGTATTGCGCcctatcaaaatatatatttacgaaaatgaactctattccaacgcaatgaggtactaaattggtttcACAATACACAGGCAAATCCGAGCTGAGAGGGATGGAAATAGCAGGCCGCGCGTCTCACTCTTACACCtagccagcataaaaaaatattatgatcaacagttttggctacccaaaaaaacaattgattaCTTCATGCGATAGAGAAtacatagatgtaatatactaaaacaagattgcgcactctcaaaatatatatttacgaaaatgaactctattccaacgcaataaggtactaaattggttgcataatacacagaggcaaatccgagccgagagggatagttagaacggaggccgtttgtctctttctaacaccttgtcagcataaataaatgttgtgatcaacagttttgttttcccaaaaaaacaattgaatcacttatatttttatcttattttaacaattgtaagtcaaaaaattaataacaatcgcattaatttattcgtatttattcttaaaacataaacaacataaatttttattttgcttttttttattttctagcggtaaccctgaacattcttggcgcgtaatcagcatttaaaattttgtttatatgtttttgaattcttgtaatgagtcaaaatatgggtgatggattttaatcgttttactattgttatagctttccaaaaaaatgtagaaaggcgatataaatggctcagcagtctatatgtgaagcaaaaatacaaaaaaaacagtctgcacttcgaatcttcctgtttttattactgctaattcccgctaattattaaaagcctatattattattttaaggtcacaaactgcgtaagttaaaacttcagtactaatctgtgtttaataatcttagcaaactcggattggtctcacatagcatagtctcatagtcaccctattagaaagggacagacggcctccgtactaactgtttcactcggctcgttttttggttaaaagtgTGCAGTCccgtttactatattatgtctatgagaGAATACCAATGTTACGACATTGTATCatgtctgttttttaatctcgtagactaaattgacacttgcaaaatgtcaaacttaaaaataatgttgctagctttttttgtgcagtgttgtacttacgataccggtttgttgaatcgtaactttttatctataatacacgaatttaatattcattcaaagttttatatttacaattcccgtacgtacacacggctgcacgacgtgctacaaactgccagggatatctgaccacgcaacgccatgcgtaatcatcaagaataagcccattatttcaggatgacgaTGACATCGATATAAATGTACTACGTATGATACAAATTTAATAATGTACCCGCTTATgtcatcgagcttagaattataaggagacgccgcaCAGTGGTCCGGATTTTCAAAAAGGTGGACATAGGATCGAAAATGCATATTTAACTCAACTAAAAATTGTTTCGTATAGGAAATTTAACACTGATTAATACTTATTACtacaacttttcaaaaaaactgcTTCTtcacgtaaaaaaaatatcgaaaataaaaatgtatgggagaaaatctattttattttttttctccgtTCAGTATCAAAGTATAGCAACCAAATCTTATATTCTGGTaagtacagtagactgcacatcagtggtaactgtcatgcatcttaactcaatagtaataagtacgattttcctttaaaactgttaccactgacctgaagttgactgtacctattgTTCTTAATACGACAACATATAAATTGCTTGCGTATCCCTGCGGCCTTGACGCCTACGATGcttcaaatttcaaaattttaaagttgAATTATCTTAACATTATTAACGAGTTTTTCTGAGTTTTTCTATTGAAATTGAtacaaaatatcatttttaataaaaaaaggccCCCGCGCGCACCAACCATGTATTAGGTTCGCCCCCTACTACTTGAGACTTAAATATACTACTGGCGAAATGACAGTATACTTTTGTGTAGTATACAACTTTGCCGAACCCTTCGGGGAATATAAAGCGTGATGTTATGACAAAATAGGCATATTTGTTATATTACAAgaaatatattacattttttatataacaatcaccatctttcgagcctttttccaactatgttggggtcggtttccagtctaaccggatgtagcagtgtagtgtgtgtttgttttacaaggagcgtgacctcctcaacccagttacccgggcaacacaataccccttggtaagactggtgtcagaattactggcttctgactacccgtaacgactgccaaagatgttcaatgacagccgggacctacagtttatcgtgccatccgaaacacagtcgttggtattcaagatatacttagaaagtacatacaaacttagaaaagttgcattggtacttgcctggcctggaatcgaatcaacaccctcatactcgaaaggctggttctttacccactaggccaccacgacctaatattttttacgtaacaagaaatagattaaaaaatatataattttttactaACTAACAAACTCAATTCGGACAATAACAAAATTACTAAATCTGACACGTTTACATTAATGGATCATGTTCAGGCTGCAACTCCTGTAGATCAATATTCTCTGTTTCTTCTGTTACTACCTCAGGCAACAACAAAAGCTCTTTAACATCTGGAAAAAAATCGAATTGTTTAGAGTTGCTGTATTTTGGGCGAATATGGGATAAATATGGGTCTGAACTAATCAAAAAATTATGGAGTAAGTCCTCGTTGGTCTTCATCCTGTTAAATTTCCTTGTATGATATTCACGAACTCTTCGAAATTCTTTATTTCTTGCTTCTCCCGCTTCTTCGGAAAGAATGCCAATTGGTAGGAGGCCAAAGTGATGACAAATGTCTGCACCGTGTATGAGTAGCTTGTG includes the following:
- the LOC124629813 gene encoding rab3 GTPase-activating protein regulatory subunit — protein: MSCQVEQIADCGDISSVGRALFILEKEDTKWLPQCSISLSSCGSLLAVGHKTRLCLLTNQWISLTNSNTFIISWSGTLPSEITVVLALPICPLQQSSQNGPDWFCIIVGFKNGSIGFYTNTGHLLLLEKLDDKPILKISCHTGTYGTLPDDIHVLFQSCECIISGSSLYQTLRNAKAQLARVRAGIQGDYSVDSRNISIRKWVFSEQEVINDAAVVGLDLKNTYDHLLAASTYGGYDVWYRSVPPVNTLILGAGVKPYIGFHYALEGGTTPPLQDVARAVANKIKSALPGWLGGGSTENTTVGNEPLIRSEALSMRNGLYDSQRHGSLVAVSPDRRLAAIVDSFGRVAVLDVTRGHLIRLFKGCRDAQCAFVQIFEMDDKKPQLSVVKELKRAIFLIIYNPKKGLIDIRLMQKGNRVAAFTATKNGLLLYNTCGLVGAEKNYSSKKLNLPEFQCVLIDPDGKLKKFNIPFYYALEGEHSQRSKDLHALRELREHLKKASTESDDFDDELIKKAMELKTLNLKKHCLDMLVRKYDISPKIVMKCLSLFWDSIEDDELNAQEMDIKHYFGNLALATLFFRRINGEDTSDMEDLTTKIHAFINLDMEINDAKNFEPTENSQALCFDLLEDDNCILERLLTLAQENNYKEHHHARVTFATNNSSTYKEFISCFNLDDNLKYISLKFDSTEDRINNLSGITFKSIFKLKDVTKLSEFIKECNVDVKEIVKLLIMHLMNMPLEEISLELIEKFIQVLYYACYGTEEATHIEYNEISPWWQDIRQMLVDMPCPLRSMIVAMACKAVSRIFEIKRQEIEDDVWESVTKENATWGILIGKLEDISILSIILLFKDSFSGNSLPKLQMTEFNINLKYVYTRGKGSVTELIAKWLCGMGVVPEAVVANELLEKYSSMGVELPEANDDNDADYLFIENNRLYVDENPKIFKWFSLLRQQFPLSTSADYIIANMCWEYSMAWQKSMQTCEFLKVVLQCLLCISDLHIRLGLFSIIWSTYIKQIFEVACRLVNKVGRLPKDPLCLQDVGFDSMTMVKFLQISCIYLDNFLKCSTVAINQNKTNIQYEKIWDESMPSLVEVAQDNKKTNNDILNLNHQISCTVYYMCHFNVKISKPLDSLYDIDYQYIFDALNDSTQNREVNMKASEKLRNPRMKFLTKLIRSAVETITTSESNGPYVSYNSEECLVWIERITLLAELWNIENDFVRRQQVISLYHLGYDSLAENIIGFLKQPEVVLPPLLAITTQRFKRSLEQSNNQPEWIVTMPPQLYKRLQNTVLDTSIPAHPSMATTKAVLEKMLLQIDKKIANSSANSQNIKTTELLIESCEVLIRRKL